The genomic segment TTTCTGTCATTGGCTTTATGAGTGGCAATCACACACTGGAATTCCAAAACCAtatgaatacagaaaaaaaagaaatattcattaaaaaaatgccCACAATTCTTAAGAAACTTTCCTTTGCCAATTCTTGTTACGTTTCTTGGTGACTATCTTAGAGCTAAACAATGAGAAGTTATGGTTTTGTCACACTGTAACAACAAATGGCAGGAGACCAGTATTGTGAACTTctcagaaatatattttttttcttcgtatctttTGTGCTAActataagaaaggagagagggatataggccTAATAGACAAAGGACAAAGTTGCATCCACACTTCTTGGTTCGACAACAACTACTAGGTAACAAAAGCGAAAAttagtgaatatatatgtctgcatatacatatatatatatatatatatatatatatatatatatatatatatatatatatatatatatatatatatatatatatgtatatatatatacccccccctatatatatatatatatatatatatatagatatatatgtatatatatatatatatatatatatatatatatatatgtatatatatatatatatatatatatacatatatacatatatacatatgcatatacatatacatatatacgtatacatacatacatatatatatatatatatatatatatatatatatatatatatatatttatctctctctctctctatatatatatatatgtgtgtgtgtgtgtttgtgtatgcatatatatatgtacatatatatgtacatacatacatgcacacacacacacacacacacacacacacacacacacacacacacacacacacacacacacacacacacacacacacacacacacacacacacacacacgcatacacacacacacatatatagatagatagatagatagatagatagatagatagatatatatatatatatatagatagatagttagatagatagatagatagatagatgtgtgtgtgtgtgtgtgtgtgtgtgaaagctgtgtgtgtgtgtgtgtgatgatagatatgtatatgttgtatatttacatatatatatatatatatatatatatatatatatatatatatatatatatacaatatataaaatatatatatacacacacatatatatatatatatatatatatatatatatatatatatatatatgtatatatatatatatgcataaatatatatgtatatacagtattttaGTCAGTATTTTACATTGTTTTGATTTGATAATCAAAGTGAGAAAGCAGTGTCATCAATTACCCAGGAGACTCTTTCACTCTTGATATTTCAATGAGATTTTTAATACAaaaggaaatacagaaaaaagataacgggaagaagaaagaatagataaaataagagaagagagcggAGTTTCgtaaatgcaaataaaaacaaaaacaaaaaaaaagacaaagaagaggataCTTACAATAGAACATATAccaaatacaataaacaaaaaacaataataatgtaacaaaaacaaagacaaagcagGGAATACTTACAACAGAACATATACGaaggataacaaataaaaaaaataaataaaataaacaataataatgaccaaaaTCATACTGTAATTTCCTCGGGACAGATAACGTTCACAAAATTCTTCTTCATCGTTCCCTATACGAAAGCAACTATGCAATTTACAAGCATTGACTAATGACCTGCAGCGCTTGTACCTTGGCGACGTCCGGCTGCAACATGGAAGTGAAATATATCAANNNNNNNNNNNNNNNNNNNNNNNNNNNNNNNNNNNNNNNNNNNNNNNNNNNNNNNNNNNNNNNNNNNNNNNNNNNNNNNNNNNNNNNNNNNNNNNNNNNNNNNNNNNNNNNNNNNNNNNNNNNNNNNNNNNNNNNNNNNNNNNNNNNNNNNNNNNNNNNNNNNNNNNNNNNNNNNNNNNNNNNNNNNNNNNNNNNNNNNNNNNNNNNNNNNNNNNNNNNNNNNNNNNNNNNNNNNNNNNNNNNNNNNNNNNNNNNNNNNNNNNNNNNNNNNNNNNNNNNNNNNNNNNNNNNNNNNNNNNNNNNNNNNNNNNNNNNNNNNNNNNNNNNNNNNNNNNNNNNNNNNNNNNNNNNNNNNNNNNNNNNNNNNNNNNNNNNNNNNNNNNNNNNNNNNNNNNNNNNNNNNNNNNNNNNNNNNNNNNNNNNNNNNNNNNNNNNNNNNNNNNNNNNNNNNNNNNNNNNNNNNNNNNNNNNNNNNNNNNNNNNNNNNNNNNNNNNNNNNNAATTATTTGTTTAGAATTaatggttatgatttttttttttttttattctttattattattattatttttaaaattattttttttttattttttttttttattattattatattattattattttgactttgtcgtatgtgtatgtatgtgtttgtgtgtgtgtgtgtgtgtgtgtgtgtgtgtgtgtgtgtgtgtgtttgtgtgtatgtgtgtgtatgtatatgtgtatctatgtatgtgggtgtgggtgtgtgtctatgtgtgtatgtatgttcgtgtgtgtacgtgtgactgtgtgtgtatgtgtgtatgtatgtatgtgtgtgtgtgtgtgtgtgtgtgtgtgtgtgtatatgtatgtgtgtgtatgtgtgtatgtatgtatgtgtgtgtgtgtgtgtgtgtatgtgtgtgtgtgtgtgtgtatgtatgtatgtatgtatgtatgtatgtatgtgtgtgtgtgtgtgtgtgtatgtgtgtgtgtgtgtgtgtgtgtatgtatgtatgtatgtatgtatgtatgtatgtatgtatgtacgtatgtatgtatgtatgtatgtatgtatgtatgtgtgtgtgtgtgtgtgtgtgtgtatgtctacgcaCACTCGCACTGGTATACTGGCATACCTGCCGGATCGCTGCGCCGGTGTATCCTAGCAACATCGACACGCGAAAGTAAACACGTATGAGGGCGCCACGACTGCAGCACTGTCTTCACCCTTTCCCGCGGTTATGGCCGCTTCGTTCGGTGAAAATGCCCCGAAATTCACAAGCGGAAGTCAAACATGAGACAATCCGAACAAATTATCCAAGAACGGACacggcctcgcccccccccccccccccgtgcgatTTCACTCACTGGGCAACCAATCCGTGTTTACAATCCTCTAATGAACCTTACGGCTACCGACTCATTTCTAAGTGAATGTAACAGCTGAGATAAAACATACCTCTCCAGGCTCTGCTGAGGAAATGCGAGGGAATGGACACGGAATGCGAGGGAATGGACAGGGAATGcgagggaatggacaggaaatacgagggaatggactgaggaaatacgagggaatggacaggaaataCGAGGGAATGGACTGAGGAAATGcgagggaatggacaggaaataCGAGGGAATGGACTGAGGAAATGcgagggaatggacaggaaatGCGAGGGAATGGACTGAGGGAATGcgagggaatggacaggaaatacgagggaatggacaggaaatacgagggaatggacaggaaatacgagggaatggacaggaaatacgagggaatggacaggaaatGCGAGGGAATGGACTgagggaatggacaggaaatacgagggaatggactgaggaaatacgagggaatggactgaggaaatacgagggaatggacaggaaatgcgagggaatggacaggaaatacgagggaatggacaggaaataCAAGGGAATGGACTGAGGAAATACGAGGAATGGACAGGAAATGcgagggaatggacaggaaatgcgagggaatggacaggaaatacgagggaatggacaggaaataCGAGGGAATGGACTGAAGAAATAcgagggaatggacaggaaatgcgagggaatggacaggaaatacgagggaatggacaggaaataCGAGGGAATGGACTGAAGAAATAcgagggaatggacaggaaatGCGAGGGAATGGACTGAGCGAATGGGAACGTGTGCCTTGTCCCAGTgtgggagggagactgagagtaAAACGCGACCCACCAACGATCAGGAAGTATTGATGATTTCCCAAATAGCGACGTTGCGACCCATAACCAAACGCCAAACAGCGCTATGTATCGTAGgcttttatttcctaaaagaacggctcgaacGACCAATCAGCGCTGGCTCGGTAAAataaatcgaccaatcacagaacgttTTACACTAAACGGACGCAACACTAATGAGGATTACATGTATCAGATTCTttagtctatgtctatctatctatagctatatctttctatctatctatacctacatctatcaacctgtatatttatttacatatatctacacaaatttatattcataggtatatatttgtaaatgtgtatatatatatgtatttacatcacacagacacgcacaaacacacacacacacacacacacacacacacacacacacacacacacacacacacatacacacacacacacacacgcacacacacacacatgtatatatatatatatatatatatatatatatatatatatatatatatatatttgtgtgtgtgtgtgtgtgtgtgtgtgtgtgtgtgtgtgtgtatagatacatatatacaaatatatatatatactatatatacatatacatacatacatacatacatatatctatctatctatctatctatctatctatctatctatctatctatctatctatctatctatctatctatctatatatatatatatatatatagatatatatatatatatatatatatatatatatatatatatatatatattcacatatatagacacatatatatatatatatatatatatatatatatatatatatatatatatgtatatatatatatatatatatatatatatatatatatatatatatatatatttatatacatttatacatttatgtatataaatatgtatgcacacggatatgtatatatacatgtgcgtgtctgtgtgtgtgtgtgtgtgtgtgtgtgtgtgtgtgtgtgtgtgtgtgtgtgtgtgtgtgtgtgtgtgtgtgtgtgtgcgtgtgcgtgtgcgtgtgcgtgtgcgtgtgcgtgtgcgtgtgcgtgtgcgtgtgcgtgtgcgtgtgcgtctgtgtatgtgtgcgcgtgtccgtgtgcgtgtgtgtgtatgcatatgcgtgtgtgtgtgtatccgtgtgtgtgtgtgtgtgtgtgtgtgtatgcgtgtgtttgcgtgtgtgtgtgtgtgtgtgtgtgtgtgtgtgtgtgtctgtgtgtgtgtgtgtgtgtgtgtgtgtctctgtgtgtgtgtgtgtgtgtgtgtgtgtgtgtgtgtgtgtgcgtgtgtatacaaacatatatatatatatatatatatatatatatatatatatatatatatatatatatatatatatacatacacgatagAGGAATAAGATACACCTACTTCTATTCTTGCATATATGAACCGTGGGCAGAAACATCACTTCTCCccatcatatatattgtatatataggatTTTTCATGCTTTTAAAGAACTAATTATTTGATAACGACGTCACCTCTTGCAGTGTCTCCTCATATCTAAACTACATGTGGGCGGTTCGCATGTTTGTCATGTCTTTGTTATGCTTGCTTTTCTCtctgatatataataaataacctTAGTGTATTGGGATGCAGTGTCCAAAGGTTCAATGGAAGATGGGAAGACATGAACCTGTGATCTTGTAAATGTGTAATTAACCCTAATATGTCATTTTCCAGATGTAACATAACAGGACTTGCAAAAGGACATTGAAATCTCAAACGACTAACTTAACCAGGTTAATAAAAAGCAGTTAACTTTTCCTCACTTAAtgaaatacaaaacatacaaaaggTAATGCATTGTATAATTGATCTAATGGTATTAGATGAACACGAAATAAAACAAACCTAAAATCGACACCAAGTCATGTAGAATGGAAATGGAAGAAGCGCTGTAGGAGTTGCGATGTAACTTCAAACAATGGCAGTTGGCTGCTGGGTCTGGCAGAAAAGACGACGGAGAACCGCTTGTGTTTTGGTAATAGATGAACATTTTGAACAGAACGAGATTGTGAAAAGCCCATACAAAGCCATATTCTATTTCAATATCTATTTAAAACTTCACGCAACACAAGACCGGGAGAGATGGAAGCCCTACGGAGTCAACTTCTTCGGATATTCCTCTACGTTGATGGTTTCCTGTAGCAGGTCCTTCCAGCCGTACCACGCGTCGATGTGCCACGTGCCGACGTACATGTATCCTCGCTTCTCCATGAAGGAACTCACGCGTTCTTTCCCCACGTGGTTGACCTCGATGCACATCAGTCGAATCTTGACCTCGTCCCAGGGAAATGTCGCGAGAACCTGTCAGGTGGAATCTCCGGTTAAGTTCAAAGCGGGAGGCAATACGTCGAGGTTGCATGTAATGGGTGTTTGGAAGTGCACATTAgagaataaattaataagaataagaataagaagaataagagaataacacTTGATTTGACACACTTCGCTCAAGTACCAACTTAAACACAACAGCGCAAGTGACTGTTCGAGACTTGTTTAGAAACTtaactctccccctctttctgtctgccttctttcctctctctctctctctctctctctctctctctctctctctctctctctctctctctctctctctctctctctctctctctttctctctttctctctttctctctttctctctctctctctctctctctctctctctctctctctctctctctctctctctctctctctctctctctctctctctctctctctctctctctcttccactgacGATATATCACGGGTGGGGATCCTAAAGGCCAAGGATAAGTCTGCCACAGTTGTTTAATCTTCGGAAACTCACTCCGAACTCTGTAGTTTGTTTATGTAATCAGATTTCATTTATGCGTCATTTAGGCAAAGAAACAGCTCACTCTTTTGACTTTTATGTATAGCTTAAAAGTTTCTTTTCTTCAAATTTTTGTTTGGTATCTGTTTCGTGTAGGTATCCAGAATCGTTACATCAAGCTGTAAGCATTTGACTAAGGACTCAATGCAATTACTAGTTTTAcaactaagaataatgataataaccctaacaacaacaataatgataatgatggtgataatagtgataatgaaataatgattgtaacaataatataaactgtaatgataatgatgataataaaaacaacaaaaaataatgatgaaaatattaataatgatataaacaatggaaatgaatcatgataaaatgataatgaaataatgataagaatattgatgctaataatggtaatggtcatgataatgataacaataacaatatacaatTGATAATACCAGGAATAATAATGACCACCACAATGATATCGGTAATAGGACAtgatacaataaataaacaagttgGTGTAATGATACTTCAACAACCAACCAACACAACGCCCCGACCTTCAGCTCAGCTCCCTCGATGTCCAGGGAAAAGAAGTCGATCTGAGTGACGTCAAGAGCTCGCAATATCGTGGCTATGGGAACGGTCTTGACGGGGATCCCCTTCTTGCTGTCAGGGTCAAGGTGGCCGAGTCCCCGACGTGGTCTGTCAAGATGCTTGAGTTATAGGACGGTTGTTTGGCTTTACTACAGAGCGCACACGTGGGCACTTGTTTCTACATATGTGTGCTgaaatacacatattttatatctacaaatatgtattcttatatttgtatatgtatatatatatatatatatatatatatatatatatatatatatatatgtatatatatatatatatacatatatatatatatatatatatatatatatatatatatatgtatatatatatatatatatatccacacacacacacacacacacacacacacacacacacacacacacacacacacacatatatatatatatatatatatatatatatatatatgtatatatatatgtatatatatatatatatttgtatatatctacaaatatatattcatatatttatacttatatatatatatatatatattcatatatatatacatatatttgtatatatctacaaatatatattcttatatttgtatatgtatatgtatatatatatatatatatatatatatatatatatatatatatatacatatatatatgtatatatatatatatatatatatatatatatatatatatatatatatatgtatatgtatatatccatatatatccacacacacacacacacacacacacacacacacacacacacacacacacacacacacacacacacacacacacacacacacacacacacacacacacacacacatacacacacatacacacatacacacacacacacatatatatatatatatatatatatatatatatatatatatatatatatatatatatatatatatatatatatatgcatggttgTTAGCAAGCGTACAAGTCCACAATGTGAGCTGAAAATTGGAcaggaaaagattaagaaaatgcAGAAACTTAACCATTTGGGAAGCATGGTGAGTGAAGATGGCCGATGTGACACTGAAATGAGAAAGCCAATCGGAATAGCAAAAGACACTTTTCAAAAGCTTGGTACAGTTTTTTAAAGATCGCAAACTTGGTAGTGAAACAAAAGTTAGAGTATTGGACTGTTTCgttcaatttgttttttttttactatacggCCGTGAATGCTGGACAACATCAGcgcaaattaaagaaaaaaaaaggggggctgGAGACCACAGGGATGCTGTTCTTTAGGAGAATGCTACGAATTTCATGGGCTGACCACGTGACCAATCAGGAAATACTGCAAAGAGTGGGACGAAAGAAAACACTGATGGTGACACTCGGATGAAGGCAGCTAGAATTTCTGGGTCATGTCATGAGAAAAGAGGGCATGGAATATATGACACTGACTGGGCGAAGCAGGGGAAGGCAGCGACTGACACTCATGGGCAGATTGTCAGCAGTGAGAAGCTTACAGCGAAGGATTGTTTAGGATGACTAGAGACAGAAGGGCTTGGAAATCATTGATCGCCGACGTCCACTGTGGATATGGTacctgaagatatatatatatatacatatatatatatatatatatatatatatatatatatatatatatatatatatatatatatacatatatatatatatatatatatatatatatatatatgtatgtatacataatcatatgtatatgcatatatatatatatatgtatatatatatatatatatatatatatatatatatatatatatttatgtatacataaacatatgcatatatatatatatatatatatatatatatattatatagatatagacacacacatacacacacacatatatacatatacatacatacatacatacatacatatatatatacatatatatatacatatatatacatatatatacatatatatatatatacacacacacatatacatatacacacacacacacacacacacatatatatatatatatatatatatatatatatatatatctatatatatatttatatgtatatatatatgtgtatatatatatatatatatatatatatatatatatatatatatatatatatatatatttatatgtatatatatatgtatatatatatatatatatatatatatatatatatatatatatatatatatatatatatatacatgaatacctgtatacatatatacatatatgcatatatatatatatatatatatatatatatatatatatatatatatatatatatatatatatatacatgaatacatatatacatacatacatatatatatatatatatatatatatatatatatatatatatatatatatatatatatatgtatatacatatatgtatagctatatatatatacatatatatatatatatatatatatatatatatatacatatatatatgtatgtatgtatgtatgtatgtatatatacaaatgtatacatatgtacacacatacataaatgtgtatatatgtatatatatatatatatatatatatatatatttatatatatatatatatatatatatatatatatatgtacatgtatatatatatatatatatatatatatatatatatatatatatgtacatgtacatgtatatatatatatatatatatatatatatatatatatatatatatatatatatatatatatatatatatatatatgtatatgtatatagctatacatatatgtatatacatgtttatatacatgtttatatatatatatatgtatatatatatatatatatatatatatatatatatatatatatatatatatatatatacatatacatatatatatatatacatatacatatatatatatatatatatatatatatatatatatatatatatatatatatatatatgtatacatatatttgtatatataggcatatttctgtgtgtgggtgggtgttttttttttttttttactcaatggtcacaattatctgtctgttcggGGATCCCTAGACATCCATGTCAAGTGTCTGAGCTACAGGGTGTTCCAGAAAATACCGAAGTTTCTGCAATAACTTCCTGGACAAACTATGCATCGAAGATAGCCATGGGGGGAGgtaaaatctttctttctttctctctctatctatatctatcatgtgtctgtctctgtgtccttTCTTTtaagctttcgctctctctctctctctctctctctctctctatctatctatctatctatgcacacttTCATAACCATTTCCGTGTCAGTGAGCCCGTGAGATCTTGTGCGTGTCCATTCATCCATGTATTTATGCGAGCGTAAATATCAACGATGATGAATGAATATTCCATCGATTAAAAATCTTCAAGAGAGAAGACACTTATACGTCGAAGATCCAATCCACGCATTTTATGAATCACCATACACCATTCCATTTCCGGTAACATACGCCGCCTATAGTGTCATCGGCAACATACGATCGACGCTTTTATGGGTCGATGGAAAACGGTGGCGGGAAGCAAATATCAAACTAATGTTGTGGAAAATGGTAGTTGTCGATCGTGAAACAGCCTCGCCAGCCGTACATTTTTACCCCTCGTGCTAAGCAAAATTTCTTGTTGATTTCATCCATTATTATCTTAACTATGTCCACCAGGGAGTAACTAATGTTTGAGGTAAGCTCCGTGTCTTCggcatgttggtgtgtgtgtgtttgcattcctTGATCAAATGAACGCTGGTGTGGATAATCTTTTAAAATTGTGGTGAGAAATCATGGTTAGTTGTAGTATGAATTACACACACGTATTACGTCCAGGTGTACCAAAAAATTACATAATCGGGTAATAAGTTTCCCTTGTAATTATATTCTGTACAGTTATAGCATCATTCCCTCTCTAGACTGGGTGAAAGACCAACACAGCGGTTCTTGCTTTTGCACTAGGCAGGGATTTCCTTTCACAGAAGGGGAAGTATCCTGCTCTGTAAAGGGATCCCTGGACATAAGAGACTAGTGTGACCACAgctttacgtacatacattcacgcaAGCCCGTGACTCATAATTTTGGAGCCTATGGATTTTAACGTCCATATGAATGGTGTttgtcctgaaaaaaaaaaaaaaaaacggagcatATTACACAAATTTTACGATATCCGACGCATTGGACAGCGAGAAGGCAGCGTTGATGGAGAAGGCTTTCCGCTTCTTCGAGACCAGCGTTCGGTACTGCGAAGGGTCCGGCTCCACGAGGAGGCCCGTCCAGGAGAGCTCCCTCTCGAAGTACAGGGTGTTGCTCTTGTCCTCTCCGTCCAGCGCTCCTGCTTCCAGGAAGAAACCTTTGTCCTGAGAAATGGAAAATGGATATAACTTTATAGACTGGTTCTTTCAATAATAACAATcgcagagaaataaatgaatagttgTAAAAATGTAATCATACCATAATGGCTTAGCTTTAGCTAGCAGTTACCAAATAGGATTTTTATTGAGACAGAGTGGTGCAACTTGTCTCTTAAGTATCTCGATGATAGCATAGATAGGAATGGTGACCCAAAAtatcataacgataataccaataagaataacaataaaggagACTGCATTGGTGAAGCTAATGGTAATcgtgaaatgataatagtgataataagaacagtaatgaaatAT from the Penaeus vannamei isolate JL-2024 chromosome 33, ASM4276789v1, whole genome shotgun sequence genome contains:
- the LOC138867995 gene encoding uncharacterized protein, with translation MRFTDRPILIAAIIGILALLFYFSKEMALMEKSISLLTLKDSSQASEVRLPEEFPLLPAEDPGLREYVKRRLLRPPAVGDYNLSKPDRTHFSQYSQSQVASQLLQGLDKGFFLEAGALDGEDKSNTLYFERELSWTGLLVEPDPSQYRTLVSKKRKAFSINAAFSLSNASDIVKFVPRRGLGHLDPDSKKGIPVKTVPIATILRALDVTQIDFFSLDIEGAELKVLATFPWDEVKIRLMCIEVNHVGKERVSSFMEKRGYMYVGTWHIDAWYGWKDLLQETINVEEYPKKLTP